AGCGGGTTCGGGAGGGGAGCTACCGGATCGAGGACCGTATGAATCTGACCGTGACGATCGGCGGTGAGGAGGGAGGGGCGGCCGGCTTCACGGCGCTGAACGATGTGACCATCAACAAATCGGGGACCATGCGGATCGGCCACTACGAAACCCGCCTCGGCGGTCATCGCATCGGCCGTTACACCGCCGACGGGCTGATCCTCTCCACGCCGACCGGATCGACGGCGTACAACCTCTCCGCGGGCGGCCCGCTGATCCATCCGGGCGTGAAGGCGATCGTGATGACGCCGATCTGCCCGCATGTCCTCGGCGTTCGCCCCCTGGTCCTCCCCGAAAGCGAGCAGATCGAAGTGCGGCTCGCCGAGCCGGGGGAGGAGATGCGCGTTACCGTCGACGGCCAGGTGTCGACGGTGGTCGGCTCCGACACGGTGGCGCGGATCAGCACCTCTCCCTTCGTCACCCGGCTGGTCCGCGTCGGCGGACCGG
This Candidatus Eisenbacteria bacterium DNA region includes the following protein-coding sequences:
- a CDS encoding NAD(+)/NADH kinase, which codes for MILGVVANRKKQGVPEIADRLKAWAGRWGAEIRVLDNGDPSEEDRLRLISSDFVISLGGDGTLLHAARLVAEKETPILGVNMGSLGFLTEISMTELQPALKRVREGSYRIEDRMNLTVTIGGEEGGAAGFTALNDVTINKSGTMRIGHYETRLGGHRIGRYTADGLILSTPTGSTAYNLSAGGPLIHPGVKAIVMTPICPHVLGVRPLVLPESEQIEVRLAEPGEEMRVTVDGQVSTVVGSDTVARISTSPFVTRLVRVGGPDFYETLRRKLHWGKRE